A portion of the Anoxybacillus gonensis genome contains these proteins:
- the alr gene encoding alanine racemase, whose product MDQAFYRDTWAEIDLDAIFYNVQSMKQHVGPHVEVIAVVKANAYGHGDIQVAKTALEAGATRLAVAFLDEALALRKKGVSLDVPILVLGATNPQYASLAASQNIALTVFRADWFEQAFMYGPYEQPLNVHIKLDTGMGRLGVKTKEEVQRIVNIVEQKESFVIEGVYTHFATADEQNVDYFSFQYDTFMHMLEWLPAKPPLIHCANSAAGLRYPDRVFNAVRLGISMYGLAPSQEMKPLLPYPLKEAFSLHSRLTHVKKVKAGEKISYGATYEAKVDEWIGTVPIGYADGWLRRMQHFSVLVDGKRAPIVGRVCMDQMMIRLPYELPVGTKVTLIGEQKGERISVDDVATHLNTINYEIPCTISYRVPRIFLKNKSIIEVRNAVL is encoded by the coding sequence ATGGATCAAGCATTTTATCGCGATACATGGGCAGAAATTGATTTAGATGCCATTTTTTATAATGTGCAATCGATGAAGCAGCATGTCGGTCCGCATGTCGAAGTCATTGCTGTGGTGAAGGCGAACGCTTATGGACATGGGGATATCCAAGTAGCGAAAACCGCGCTAGAAGCAGGTGCAACGAGATTAGCAGTCGCTTTTTTAGATGAAGCGCTAGCGCTGAGAAAAAAAGGGGTTTCTTTAGACGTACCGATTCTCGTACTTGGAGCGACAAACCCTCAATATGCGTCGTTAGCCGCCAGTCAAAACATTGCGTTAACTGTTTTTCGAGCCGACTGGTTTGAACAAGCATTCATGTATGGACCGTATGAGCAACCGTTGAACGTTCATATAAAATTGGATACAGGGATGGGGCGACTAGGAGTTAAAACGAAAGAAGAAGTGCAACGAATTGTAAACATAGTGGAACAAAAAGAATCGTTTGTTATTGAAGGAGTATATACGCATTTTGCAACAGCCGATGAACAAAATGTTGACTATTTTTCGTTTCAATACGATACATTTATGCACATGCTAGAGTGGCTTCCTGCAAAACCTCCGCTCATTCATTGCGCCAATAGCGCCGCGGGACTGCGTTATCCTGATCGAGTATTTAATGCCGTACGCTTAGGCATCTCGATGTATGGGTTGGCACCGTCGCAAGAAATGAAACCATTGTTACCTTATCCGTTAAAAGAAGCGTTCTCGCTCCATAGTCGTTTAACGCATGTAAAAAAGGTGAAAGCTGGAGAAAAAATAAGCTATGGAGCGACATATGAGGCAAAAGTAGATGAGTGGATTGGTACGGTTCCAATCGGTTACGCAGACGGTTGGTTACGTCGTATGCAACATTTTTCTGTTCTTGTTGATGGAAAGCGCGCCCCTATTGTTGGACGTGTTTGTATGGACCAAATGATGATTCGTCTGCCGTATGAGCTTCCTGTCGGTACAAAAGTGACGCTCATCGGTGAACAAAAAGGTGAACGCATTTCTGTTGATGATGTTGCAACCCATTTGAACACAATTAATTATGAAATTCCTTGTACAATTAGTTATCGTGTTCCCCGTATTTTTTTAAAAAACAAGAGTATAATTGAAGTGAGAAATGCGGTATTATAG
- the rimI gene encoding ribosomal protein S18-alanine N-acetyltransferase, producing MNVSFRFMTLQDLDRIVEIEQLSFTLPWSRSSFYQELINNRYARYIVMEHDGQIIGYCGMWLVMDEAHITNIAVLPEFRGKKLGEALMKQAMALAREEGAQTMTLEVRVSNTVAQSLYRKLGFLNGGIRKRYYSDNQEDALVMWVKL from the coding sequence GTGAATGTTTCTTTTCGGTTTATGACGCTTCAAGATCTCGATCGCATTGTGGAAATCGAACAGCTTTCATTTACGCTCCCATGGAGTCGTTCTTCCTTTTATCAAGAGTTGATAAATAATCGATATGCTCGTTACATTGTGATGGAGCATGATGGACAAATTATTGGTTATTGTGGCATGTGGTTAGTGATGGATGAAGCGCATATTACAAACATTGCGGTGTTGCCGGAATTTCGTGGTAAAAAATTAGGAGAAGCGCTAATGAAACAGGCGATGGCGTTAGCGAGAGAAGAAGGAGCCCAAACGATGACATTGGAAGTGCGGGTGTCGAATACCGTTGCACAATCATTATATCGAAAGCTTGGCTTTTTAAATGGCGGTATTCGTAAGCGATACTATTCAGATAACCAAGAAGATGCATTAGTAATGTGGGTGAAATTATGA
- a CDS encoding SprT family protein, producing the protein MDERELQELVERISLHIFHKPFRHRALFNDRLKTTGGRYLLSTHNIELNRKYYEQHGEEELIQVIKHELCHYHLHLEGKGYRHRDRDFRELLQKVQAPRFCKPVVLAKTGKKYYYECTSCHYIYVRKRAMDTNRYVCGRCRGKLKKIKREC; encoded by the coding sequence ATGGATGAGCGCGAGTTGCAGGAGCTTGTTGAGCGCATATCGTTACATATATTTCATAAGCCATTTCGGCATCGAGCACTATTTAATGACCGGTTAAAGACGACAGGCGGGAGGTATTTACTTTCTACACATAACATTGAACTGAATCGAAAATATTACGAACAACACGGGGAAGAAGAACTCATTCAAGTAATTAAGCACGAATTATGCCACTATCATTTGCACTTAGAAGGAAAAGGTTATCGCCATCGTGATCGTGATTTTCGAGAATTGTTACAAAAAGTACAAGCTCCACGCTTTTGCAAACCTGTTGTATTAGCAAAGACAGGAAAGAAATATTATTATGAATGCACATCATGCCATTATATATATGTGCGTAAAAGAGCGATGGATACGAATCGATATGTATGTGGACGCTGTCGAGGAAAATTAAAAAAAATAAAAAGAGAGTGTTGA
- a CDS encoding CopG family ribbon-helix-helix protein codes for MSESSATTEIVIRLPQALVSELDGIVKQENGSRNELIYQAMKMYIRERKKRQIREAMRRGYMEMAKINLSLASEAFLAEYEADHTVERLVSGG; via the coding sequence GTGTCTGAATCCAGCGCAACAACAGAAATTGTTATTCGGTTACCGCAGGCGTTAGTGAGCGAATTAGATGGAATTGTGAAGCAAGAAAACGGCAGCCGAAATGAGCTCATTTATCAAGCGATGAAAATGTACATCCGCGAACGGAAAAAACGTCAAATTCGAGAAGCGATGAGACGTGGGTATATGGAGATGGCGAAAATTAATTTGTCGCTTGCATCGGAGGCTTTTCTTGCGGAATATGAAGCTGACCACACCGTTGAACGCTTAGTTAGCGGGGGGTAA
- a CDS encoding Tex family protein, whose product MELLKQLAMKLHIPFVNVQQVIQLYEEGNTIPFIARYRKEMTGALDEVQIRTILDEWHYLQNLAKRKEEVIRLIDEQGKLTDELKEAITKATKLQEVEDLYRPYKQKRRTKATIAKEKGLEPFAEWLLTFPNESITERAQLFIDEQKEVHTIEEVIQGAKDIIAEKVSDDATLRQWIRQQTWQTGMIVSVGKEVEKDEKRVFEMYYDHREPVAKAPAHRVLAMNRGENEGILRIAIDVDAERIITYIRKQVIQNERSSAADIVAEAIEDAYKRLIAPSIEREVRNELTEHAEERAIHIFAENLRNLLLQPPLKGKVVLGIDPAYRTGCKLAVVDETGKVLHIDVIYPHPPKNEVEKAKEKLKQLLHMYQVELIAIGNGTASRETEQFVADTISEWEGNVFYLIVNEAGASVYSASDLARKEFPHLQVEERSAVSIARRVQDPLAELVKIDPKSVGVGQYQHDVSQKKLEQSLQFVVETVVNQVGVNVNTASPTLLQYVSGLTKTVAENIVKYREEHGKFTNRVQLKHIPRLGAKTYEQCIGFLRIIDGDEPLDRTPIHPERYEEVYQLLRRLGFSTEAIGSEQLRVALEGINIEETAQELNIGVLTLQDIIDALKRPERDPRDDLPKPILKQHVLKMEDLKKGMELEGTVRNVVDFGVFVDIGVKQDGLVHISKLSNRYVKHPLDVVSVGDIVKVWVDSVDLQKERIALTMIPPTSENTLS is encoded by the coding sequence TTGGAACTACTAAAGCAGTTGGCTATGAAATTACATATTCCGTTTGTCAACGTCCAACAAGTTATTCAGCTTTATGAGGAAGGGAATACGATTCCGTTTATTGCTCGTTACCGAAAAGAAATGACTGGCGCGCTCGATGAAGTGCAAATTCGCACCATTTTAGATGAATGGCATTACTTGCAAAACTTAGCGAAGCGAAAAGAAGAAGTGATTCGTTTAATTGATGAACAAGGAAAGTTGACGGACGAACTGAAAGAAGCGATTACAAAAGCGACGAAACTGCAAGAAGTAGAAGACTTATATCGTCCATATAAACAAAAGCGACGAACAAAAGCGACAATTGCGAAAGAAAAAGGGTTGGAACCTTTTGCAGAATGGTTATTAACGTTTCCGAATGAGTCGATTACAGAACGAGCACAATTGTTTATTGATGAGCAAAAAGAAGTACATACGATCGAAGAAGTGATCCAAGGTGCGAAAGATATTATTGCTGAAAAAGTGTCCGATGACGCCACGCTTCGTCAATGGATTCGTCAGCAAACGTGGCAAACAGGAATGATCGTTTCTGTTGGAAAAGAAGTAGAAAAAGACGAAAAGCGTGTATTTGAAATGTATTACGATCACCGTGAACCGGTCGCTAAAGCGCCTGCCCACCGTGTTTTAGCAATGAACCGCGGCGAAAATGAAGGAATTTTACGCATTGCAATTGATGTAGATGCTGAACGAATCATTACATACATTCGTAAACAAGTTATACAAAATGAGCGCTCATCGGCAGCTGACATTGTTGCTGAGGCGATTGAAGATGCATATAAACGTTTGATTGCTCCGTCTATTGAGCGAGAGGTACGAAATGAGTTGACAGAACATGCGGAAGAACGAGCGATCCACATTTTCGCTGAAAACTTACGCAACTTGCTGCTGCAACCACCGTTAAAAGGCAAGGTCGTTTTAGGGATCGACCCAGCATATCGTACAGGATGTAAGTTAGCCGTCGTCGATGAAACCGGAAAGGTACTTCATATTGATGTCATTTATCCACATCCACCGAAAAATGAGGTGGAGAAAGCGAAAGAAAAATTAAAGCAATTGCTTCATATGTATCAAGTAGAGTTAATTGCGATTGGAAACGGAACGGCATCGCGAGAGACAGAGCAGTTTGTAGCTGATACAATTTCTGAGTGGGAAGGAAACGTGTTTTATTTAATTGTCAATGAAGCAGGGGCAAGTGTATATTCTGCATCAGATTTAGCGCGTAAAGAGTTTCCGCATCTGCAAGTGGAGGAACGAAGCGCTGTATCGATTGCTCGACGCGTTCAAGACCCGCTTGCTGAATTAGTAAAAATTGATCCGAAGTCTGTAGGAGTTGGGCAATATCAGCATGACGTGTCGCAAAAAAAGCTTGAGCAATCGTTGCAATTTGTCGTAGAAACGGTTGTCAACCAAGTTGGTGTAAACGTGAATACAGCTTCTCCAACATTGCTGCAATATGTATCTGGCTTAACGAAGACAGTGGCCGAAAATATTGTGAAATACCGTGAAGAACACGGGAAGTTTACAAATCGTGTGCAATTAAAACATATTCCGCGCCTTGGAGCGAAAACGTACGAGCAATGCATCGGGTTTTTGCGCATCATAGATGGAGATGAGCCGTTAGACCGCACACCAATCCACCCTGAGCGATATGAAGAAGTGTATCAATTGTTACGACGCCTCGGTTTTTCGACAGAAGCGATCGGAAGTGAGCAATTGCGAGTTGCACTTGAAGGGATAAATATAGAAGAAACAGCACAAGAATTGAACATAGGGGTATTGACGCTCCAAGATATTATCGATGCACTTAAGCGCCCAGAGCGCGATCCGCGCGATGATTTGCCGAAGCCAATCCTCAAGCAACATGTGTTGAAGATGGAGGATTTGAAAAAAGGTATGGAATTAGAGGGAACAGTACGAAACGTCGTCGATTTCGGTGTATTCGTAGATATCGGTGTGAAACAAGATGGACTTGTTCATATTTCCAAACTAAGCAATCGATATGTGAAACATCCGCTTGATGTTGTGTCAGTCGGGGATATTGTAAAAGTATGGGTTGATTCGGTCGATTTGCAAAAAGAGCGCATTGCTTTAACAATGATTCCTCCAACATCGGAAAACACACTGTCATGA
- the tsaB gene encoding tRNA (adenosine(37)-N6)-threonylcarbamoyltransferase complex dimerization subunit type 1 TsaB: protein MKVLAIDTSTFVMGIAVVDGQIVKGEIITNLKKNHSIRVMPAIEALLQECDMSPKDLERIVVAKGPGSYTGVRIGVTIAKTLAWTLNIPLVGVSSLEVMAASAKYFQGLVVPLMDARRGQIYTGLYKVEGDCVQSIVADQVILATEWANELKAYNEPILLVGNDSSLHEATFVETLDRVQVAPATLHNPRPSELAWLGINREPEDIHTFVPNYIRLAEAEANWLARQQERTE, encoded by the coding sequence ATGAAAGTGTTAGCCATTGATACATCGACATTTGTTATGGGGATCGCTGTTGTTGATGGACAAATTGTTAAAGGGGAAATCATTACAAATTTGAAAAAAAATCATTCGATACGAGTCATGCCTGCGATTGAGGCACTGCTTCAAGAATGTGACATGAGTCCAAAAGATCTTGAGCGAATTGTTGTTGCGAAAGGCCCTGGATCATATACAGGTGTTCGCATTGGGGTGACAATTGCTAAAACGCTTGCTTGGACGCTAAATATTCCGCTTGTCGGCGTATCAAGTTTAGAAGTGATGGCAGCAAGCGCAAAATATTTTCAAGGTCTCGTTGTTCCGTTAATGGACGCGCGGCGAGGACAAATTTATACAGGTCTTTACAAAGTGGAAGGAGATTGCGTGCAATCGATCGTAGCTGATCAAGTCATTTTAGCTACAGAGTGGGCAAATGAATTAAAAGCATATAATGAACCGATTTTATTAGTTGGAAACGATAGTTCGCTACATGAAGCAACATTTGTTGAAACGCTAGATCGTGTTCAAGTAGCTCCAGCGACACTTCACAATCCACGTCCAAGTGAGCTCGCGTGGTTAGGAATAAATCGCGAGCCGGAAGACATTCATACATTTGTGCCAAACTATATTCGTTTAGCAGAGGCGGAAGCGAATTGGCTTGCTCGTCAGCAAGAAAGGACGGAATGA
- the ndoA gene encoding type II toxin-antitoxin system endoribonuclease NdoA — protein MIVKRGDVYFADLSPVVGSEQGGVRPVLVIQNDIGNRFSPTVIVAAITAQIQKAKLPTHVEIDAKRYGFERDSVILLEQIRTIDKQRLTDKITHLDDEMMDKVDEALQISLGLIDF, from the coding sequence TTGATTGTCAAACGTGGTGACGTGTATTTTGCCGATCTTTCTCCAGTAGTGGGATCTGAGCAAGGGGGCGTGCGCCCTGTGCTTGTTATTCAAAATGACATTGGGAACCGTTTCAGTCCAACCGTCATTGTTGCTGCCATTACTGCGCAAATCCAAAAAGCGAAGTTGCCTACACATGTTGAAATCGACGCAAAGCGCTACGGATTTGAACGGGACTCTGTCATTTTGCTTGAACAAATTCGGACGATTGATAAACAGCGTCTGACAGATAAGATTACCCATCTAGATGACGAGATGATGGATAAAGTAGATGAAGCGTTGCAAATTAGTCTCGGTCTTATTGATTTTTAA
- the tsaD gene encoding tRNA (adenosine(37)-N6)-threonylcarbamoyltransferase complex transferase subunit TsaD, translating into MSEKDIFVLGIETSCDETAAAIVKNGREIVANVVSSQMESHQRFGGVVPEIASRHHVEQITLVLEETMKQANMDVSEIDAIAVTEGPGLVGALLIGVNAAKALAFAHRIPLVGVHHIAGHIYANQLVQEMKFPLLALVVSGGHTELIYMKEHGVFEVIGETRDDAAGEAYDKVARALQLPYPGGPHIDRLAKQGKPTVDLPRVWLEEGSYDFSFSGLKSAVINTLHNAKQRGETILPEDMAASFQTSVVEVLVGKTIQAAAHYDVKQILLAGGVAANEGLRTQLQKQVEQLPEVELVIPPLSLCTDNAAMIAAAGTVLFQQGKRATMALNANPSLLL; encoded by the coding sequence ATGAGTGAAAAAGATATATTTGTGCTTGGAATTGAGACAAGCTGTGATGAAACAGCAGCTGCCATTGTGAAAAATGGACGTGAAATTGTAGCTAACGTTGTTTCCTCACAAATGGAAAGTCATCAACGATTTGGTGGGGTCGTTCCTGAAATTGCATCGCGTCACCATGTTGAGCAAATCACGCTCGTGTTAGAAGAAACGATGAAGCAGGCAAATATGGATGTTAGCGAAATTGATGCAATTGCGGTAACAGAAGGTCCGGGATTAGTTGGAGCGCTATTGATTGGTGTGAACGCTGCGAAAGCATTAGCTTTTGCGCATCGCATTCCTCTTGTTGGTGTGCATCATATCGCAGGGCATATTTATGCAAATCAACTTGTACAAGAAATGAAATTTCCGCTATTAGCTCTTGTTGTGTCAGGAGGGCATACCGAGCTCATTTATATGAAAGAGCATGGAGTGTTTGAAGTCATTGGTGAGACGCGAGACGATGCGGCTGGGGAAGCGTATGACAAAGTTGCACGCGCGTTACAGTTACCTTATCCGGGAGGTCCTCATATTGATCGTTTGGCCAAACAAGGAAAACCGACCGTTGATTTGCCTCGTGTGTGGTTAGAAGAAGGTTCGTATGATTTTAGTTTTAGTGGATTAAAATCAGCGGTCATTAATACGTTGCACAATGCAAAACAGCGTGGAGAAACAATTTTGCCTGAAGATATGGCAGCAAGTTTTCAGACAAGTGTTGTTGAAGTATTAGTAGGAAAAACGATACAAGCAGCTGCGCATTACGACGTGAAACAAATATTGCTAGCTGGTGGTGTCGCAGCAAATGAAGGATTGCGCACACAATTACAAAAACAAGTTGAGCAATTACCAGAGGTAGAACTTGTCATTCCGCCATTGTCCCTTTGTACAGATAATGCGGCGATGATTGCGGCAGCTGGGACAGTATTATTTCAACAAGGAAAGCGCGCGACCATGGCGTTAAATGCGAATCCAAGTCTACTGTTGTAG
- a CDS encoding LolA family protein: MRRTLLFWCLLLFVVGSLAACGEKSQQDVLKALDEKVQTMSGYKAEAKMTLQTGTEPQVYEIEIWHKSPNYYRVNLKNAQRDQHQMILRNDEGVFVLTPALNKSFRFQSDWPQNTSQVYLYESLVKDILADSKADFKATNNHYIFQTKTNYENKKMLPKQEITLNKKDLTPVKVTVMDIDSQPMLTVEFSKVEWNAAFDDNAFDVSKNMTRAKLENEQEVTKEANQQAVPVMYPTYELDGVKLVEEKEFTTANGKRIVMTFAGEKSFTLVQEKAHAVPTANVSTTVKGEPVDLGFAVGAMTSGTLTWTYKGVDFILASQDLTKDEMVAIARSVQGKMMK; the protein is encoded by the coding sequence ATGAGACGAACATTGCTTTTTTGGTGCCTGCTTCTTTTTGTTGTAGGCAGTTTGGCCGCTTGCGGAGAAAAGTCGCAACAAGATGTATTAAAAGCGCTCGATGAAAAAGTGCAAACGATGTCTGGGTACAAAGCAGAAGCAAAAATGACGCTTCAAACAGGAACAGAACCACAAGTGTATGAAATTGAAATTTGGCATAAGTCGCCAAACTACTACCGAGTGAACTTAAAAAATGCTCAGCGTGACCAACATCAAATGATTTTGCGTAACGATGAAGGAGTATTTGTATTAACGCCAGCGTTAAATAAAAGTTTTCGCTTTCAAAGCGACTGGCCGCAAAATACAAGTCAAGTATACTTGTATGAATCGCTCGTGAAAGACATTTTAGCTGATTCGAAAGCAGACTTTAAAGCAACAAACAATCATTATATATTCCAAACGAAAACAAATTACGAAAACAAAAAAATGTTGCCAAAACAAGAGATTACATTAAACAAGAAAGACTTAACACCAGTCAAAGTGACCGTTATGGATATTGACTCGCAACCGATGTTAACGGTCGAGTTTTCGAAAGTAGAATGGAACGCCGCGTTTGATGATAATGCTTTTGACGTAAGTAAAAACATGACGAGAGCGAAGTTAGAAAACGAACAAGAAGTAACAAAAGAAGCGAATCAACAAGCAGTGCCAGTCATGTATCCGACATATGAGCTCGATGGGGTGAAACTTGTCGAAGAAAAAGAATTTACAACAGCAAACGGCAAGCGAATTGTCATGACATTTGCCGGAGAAAAATCGTTTACGCTTGTACAAGAAAAAGCGCATGCTGTACCAACAGCGAACGTATCGACAACGGTTAAAGGTGAGCCTGTTGATTTAGGATTTGCGGTTGGGGCAATGACAAGCGGAACGTTGACGTGGACGTATAAAGGGGTCGATTTTATTCTCGCTTCCCAAGACTTAACGAAAGATGAAATGGTCGCGATTGCTCGTTCCGTACAAGGAAAGATGATGAAGTAA
- the acpS gene encoding holo-ACP synthase produces MIVGIGIDIVELSRIAQLIEQQPKFIDRILTHNERIRFQQLSSKRKVEFMAGRFAAKEAYAKAVGTGIGTHVSFHDIEIQNDENGKPYIVSTSLTERVHVSISHSEHYAVAQVIIERLSS; encoded by the coding sequence ATGATTGTCGGGATTGGGATTGACATTGTGGAGTTAAGTCGTATTGCTCAATTGATCGAACAACAGCCAAAATTTATTGACCGCATTTTAACACATAATGAGCGCATTCGTTTTCAACAATTATCGTCAAAACGAAAAGTTGAGTTTATGGCTGGGCGCTTTGCAGCAAAAGAAGCGTATGCGAAAGCGGTGGGGACGGGGATTGGCACACATGTTTCATTTCACGATATTGAAATTCAAAATGATGAAAACGGTAAACCATATATCGTTTCCACGTCATTGACTGAACGTGTGCACGTCTCCATTTCTCATAGCGAACATTATGCTGTTGCTCAAGTAATCATTGAACGCTTGTCAAGCTAG
- the tsaE gene encoding tRNA (adenosine(37)-N6)-threonylcarbamoyltransferase complex ATPase subunit type 1 TsaE yields MKTYEYVSHHPEDTFALAMKLARYVQPQDVITLEGDLGAGKTTFTKGLAKGLGINRNVSSPTFNIIKQYEGRLPLYHMDVYRLAESEEDLGFDEYFFGDGVTVVEWAHVIEPYLPTERLHITIHHADGESRIIHFSPIGQRYEQLCKEIFSDESVSH; encoded by the coding sequence ATGAAAACATATGAATATGTATCACATCATCCTGAAGATACGTTCGCATTAGCAATGAAACTTGCTCGGTACGTTCAGCCACAAGACGTTATTACGTTAGAAGGTGATTTAGGAGCAGGAAAAACAACGTTTACGAAAGGACTAGCAAAAGGATTAGGAATTAACCGCAATGTCAGCAGCCCGACTTTTAATATTATTAAACAATACGAAGGGCGTCTTCCTTTGTATCATATGGATGTATATCGTTTAGCAGAAAGTGAAGAAGATTTAGGTTTTGATGAATATTTTTTCGGTGATGGTGTAACAGTTGTCGAATGGGCGCATGTCATTGAGCCATATTTACCAACTGAACGTTTACATATTACTATTCACCATGCTGATGGAGAAAGTCGAATTATTCATTTTTCTCCAATTGGTCAACGTTATGAACAGTTATGTAAGGAGATTTTTAGCGATGAAAGTGTTAGCCATTGA
- the cmpA gene encoding cortex morphogenetic protein CmpA, translating into MPMWLKNQMRRAYYEKNRAQIKLLNQCWFFYRKTHCS; encoded by the coding sequence ATGCCGATGTGGCTAAAAAACCAAATGCGCCGTGCATATTATGAGAAAAATCGCGCTCAAATTAAACTTCTCAATCAATGTTGGTTTTTTTACCGGAAAACACACTGCTCATGA